DNA from Pseudomonadota bacterium:
GGGTCAGCGCCTGCTCGTACCCCAGAAGCAGTGCTTCATGAGAGGTGAAGAAGGATGCCTGTTTGATCTGCGGGATCTCGGTGTCGAGCCCGATCAACTCCATGAATTTAATGGCCTGGTCGATATTCTTGGCCAGTTTTTCATACGACTGACCCTGTGGCGAGGCTTTGACAAATTCGTTGTTCCAGGCGTGTACCCGGTCGAGAGAGGCGAAACCGCCCCGGGTAAAAGCGCGGACGAGATTCATGGTTGAGCAGGCCCGGAAATATCCTTCCTGCATGCGATTCGGGTCGGGCCGTCTGGCTTCCGGAGTGGGCTCAATACAGTTGACCATGTCGCCCCGATAGCTCGGCAGTTCAATCCCTTTTACCATTTCCGTATCCGAAGAGCGGGGCTTGGCATACTGCCCGGCGATCCTTCCCAGCTTGACGACGGGTTTGCCGCCGGCATAACTGATGATGACCGCCATCTGCAGGATGACCTTGAGCAGTTCCCGGATCGCCGGGGCGTTACATCTGGCAAACTCTTCGGCGCAATCGCCGCCCTGCAGGACAAAAGCCTTGCCTTCGGCTGCGAGGGCGAGCTGTTTTTTCAAGACCCTGATTTCACCGGCAAAGACCAGCGGCGGCAGGTTGGAAATGGACTCGATGACAGCATCGTATGCTTTC
Protein-coding regions in this window:
- a CDS encoding 3-deoxy-7-phosphoheptulonate synthase class II — translated: MSNWSKTSWQNFPVLQQPNWPDRKAYDAVIESISNLPPLVFAGEIRVLKKQLALAAEGKAFVLQGGDCAEEFARCNAPAIRELLKVILQMAVIISYAGGKPVVKLGRIAGQYAKPRSSDTEMVKGIELPSYRGDMVNCIEPTPEARRPDPNRMQEGYFRACSTMNLVRAFTRGGFASLDRVHAWNNEFVKASPQGQSYEKLAKNIDQAIKFMELIGLDTEIPQIKQASFFTSHEALLLGYEQALTRQDSTTGDWYDCSAHMLWIGDRTRQLDGAHIEFFSGVLNPIGMKIGPKHEIDEIKKIYTKLNPENDPGRLTFITRFGANKIGDYLPKLAEEMKKEGFKPVWSCDPMHGNTYTAESGYKTRNFDLIMQEIRSFFEIHWSVGTFPGGVHFELTGENVTECTGGGRNITDAHLVNNYQTTCDPRLNAEQSLELAFQIAEMLR